The following nucleotide sequence is from Caldicellulosiruptor saccharolyticus DSM 8903.
CGCTAGAGGTTCTACTAAATGAAAAAATTGATCTTGTTATTACAGACCTAAATATGCCAAAGATGGATGGCTTGCAGCTAACACGAGAAATAAGAAAAAATCCTGCTTATAAGAGAATTCCTGTTATAATGCTAACCACAAATCCTTCAGAGGAGCAAAAAGCCTTGGAGGCAGGGGCAAATCTGTATTTGAAAAAACCTGTCACAAGTGAGGAATTGATTTCACATGTTCAGAAATTTTTGGGCATTGAAGTAAAGAGTTAAGAA
It contains:
- a CDS encoding response regulator — encoded protein: MPKILVVDDSPVVKKIVTTTLVKKGFEVREALDGVAALEVLLNEKIDLVITDLNMPKMDGLQLTREIRKNPAYKRIPVIMLTTNPSEEQKALEAGANLYLKKPVTSEELISHVQKFLGIEVKS